In Mycolicibacterium mucogenicum DSM 44124, the following are encoded in one genomic region:
- a CDS encoding ArsA family ATPase, whose protein sequence is MSGKPLKLDMHAILSDTANRVVVCCGAGGVGKTTTAAAMALRAAEYGRTVVVLTIDPAKRLAQALGIKDLGNTPQRVPLAPEVPGELYAMMLDMRRTFDEMVVQYSGEDRADAILENQFYQTVATSLSGTQEYMAMEKLGQLLAEDKWDLVVVDTPPSRNALDFLDAPKRLGNFMDSRLWKLLLGPGRGIGRLVTGAMGLAMKALSTVLGSQMLSDAASFVQSLDSTFGGFREKADRTYELLKRPGTRFVVVSAAEPDALREASFFVDRLSQEQMPLAGLILNRTHPMLCDLTADAADEAAGKLEKSGQDADALAAATLRIHANRTVISKREVRLLSRFTGANPHVALVGVPSLPFEVSDLEALRAIADQITGDIVKA, encoded by the coding sequence ATGAGCGGCAAACCCTTGAAGCTCGACATGCACGCGATCCTCTCGGACACCGCGAACCGCGTCGTCGTGTGCTGCGGCGCGGGCGGCGTCGGCAAGACCACGACGGCCGCCGCGATGGCGCTGCGGGCCGCCGAGTACGGCCGCACCGTCGTGGTGCTGACGATCGACCCGGCCAAGCGCCTGGCGCAGGCCCTCGGCATCAAGGACCTCGGCAACACCCCGCAGCGGGTGCCGCTGGCTCCGGAGGTACCGGGCGAGCTCTACGCGATGATGCTGGACATGCGCCGCACCTTCGACGAGATGGTGGTGCAGTACTCCGGCGAGGACCGCGCCGACGCGATCTTGGAGAACCAGTTCTACCAAACCGTCGCGACGTCGCTCTCGGGCACGCAGGAGTACATGGCGATGGAGAAGCTCGGCCAGCTGCTGGCCGAGGACAAGTGGGATCTGGTCGTCGTCGACACCCCGCCGTCGCGCAACGCGCTGGACTTCCTGGACGCCCCGAAGCGCCTCGGCAACTTCATGGACAGCCGTCTGTGGAAGCTCCTGCTCGGACCGGGCCGCGGCATCGGCCGCCTCGTCACCGGCGCCATGGGCCTGGCGATGAAGGCACTGTCCACCGTGCTGGGTTCGCAGATGCTCTCCGACGCAGCCAGTTTCGTCCAGTCGCTGGACTCGACGTTCGGCGGTTTCCGGGAGAAGGCCGACCGCACGTACGAACTGCTCAAGCGCCCTGGCACCCGGTTCGTCGTGGTCTCGGCCGCCGAGCCCGACGCGCTGCGCGAGGCGTCGTTCTTCGTCGACCGGCTGTCGCAGGAGCAGATGCCGCTGGCCGGCCTGATCCTCAACCGCACGCACCCCATGCTGTGCGACCTCACCGCCGATGCCGCCGACGAGGCGGCGGGCAAGCTGGAGAAGTCCGGCCAGGACGCCGACGCGCTGGCCGCGGCGACGCTGCGGATCCACGCGAACCGCACCGTCATCTCCAAGCGTGAGGTGCGGCTGCTGTCGCGGTTCACCGGGGCCAACCCGCACGTGGCGTTGGTGGGCGTGCCGTCACTGCCGTTCGAGGTGTCAGACCTCGAGGCGCTGCGGGCCATCGCCGATCAGATCACCGGCGACATCGTCAAGGCGTAA
- a CDS encoding DUF4177 domain-containing protein: protein MSEPTRWEYATVPLLIHATKQILDQWGQDGWELVSVLANPSGEQHVAYLKRPK from the coding sequence ATGAGCGAACCGACCCGGTGGGAGTACGCCACCGTCCCGTTGCTGATCCACGCCACCAAGCAGATCCTGGACCAGTGGGGCCAGGACGGGTGGGAGCTGGTGTCGGTGTTGGCCAACCCGAGCGGTGAGCAGCACGTCGCGTACCTGAAGCGGCCGAAGTGA
- a CDS encoding ArsA-related P-loop ATPase — translation MTSESTGQTHTGWPARLDQARLHFVTGKGGTGKTTVAAALALALAAGGRSVLLVEVEGRQGIAQLFDVPPLPYGEQKIATAEGGGLVNALAIDTEAAFLEYLDMFYNLGIAGRAMKRIGAVEFATTIAPGLRDVLLTGKIKEVVVRNGKTAKELKGQRPYDAVVVDAPPTGRISRFLDVTKAVSDLAKGGPVHSQADGVVKLLHSELTAIHLVTLLEALPVQETLEAIEELRELELPIGSVIVNRNIPAYLSQDDLAKAAEGVVDADAVRTGLADAGITLSDTDFAGLLTETIQHATRMMARAESAEALDALEVPRLELPALPDGVDLGSLYELAEALEQQGVGTK, via the coding sequence GTGACCTCCGAATCGACGGGCCAAACCCATACCGGTTGGCCCGCGCGCCTGGACCAGGCGCGCCTCCATTTCGTCACCGGCAAGGGCGGTACCGGCAAAACCACCGTCGCTGCCGCGCTGGCGCTGGCGCTGGCCGCAGGCGGCCGCAGCGTCCTGCTGGTCGAGGTCGAGGGGCGGCAGGGCATCGCCCAGCTTTTCGACGTGCCACCGCTGCCGTACGGGGAACAGAAGATCGCCACCGCCGAGGGCGGTGGGCTGGTCAACGCGCTGGCCATCGACACCGAGGCCGCGTTCCTGGAATACCTGGACATGTTCTACAACCTCGGCATCGCCGGCCGCGCCATGAAGCGCATCGGCGCGGTCGAGTTCGCCACCACGATCGCGCCCGGCCTGCGTGACGTCCTGCTCACCGGCAAGATCAAAGAGGTCGTGGTCCGCAACGGCAAGACCGCCAAGGAACTGAAGGGACAGCGCCCCTACGACGCCGTCGTGGTCGACGCCCCGCCGACGGGCCGTATCTCGCGCTTCCTCGACGTCACCAAGGCCGTCTCGGATCTCGCCAAGGGCGGGCCCGTGCACTCCCAGGCCGACGGCGTCGTGAAGCTGCTGCACTCGGAGCTCACCGCCATCCACCTGGTCACCCTGCTCGAGGCGCTGCCCGTGCAGGAGACGCTGGAGGCCATCGAGGAACTACGGGAGCTGGAGCTGCCGATCGGCAGCGTCATCGTCAACCGCAACATCCCGGCCTACCTGTCGCAGGACGACCTGGCGAAGGCCGCCGAGGGCGTCGTCGACGCCGACGCGGTCCGCACCGGACTGGCCGACGCCGGAATCACGTTGTCCGACACCGACTTCGCCGGACTGCTCACCGAGACCATCCAGCACGCGACGCGCATGATGGCGCGCGCCGAGAGCGCCGAGGCGCTCGACGCCCTCGAAGTGCCCCGCCTCGAACTGCCCGCCCTGCCCGACGGGGTCGACCTGGGCAGCCTGTACGAACTCGCCGAAGCACTCGAACAGCAAGGGGTTGGCACCAAATGA
- a CDS encoding RidA family protein, whose amino-acid sequence MSVSDRLAELGIELPEVVAPLAAYVPAVQTGNLVYTSGQLPMQAGSLLAEGKVGGEVSAEDGKALARLCGLNALAAVHALVGIDSVVRIVKVVGFVASAPGFNGQPAVINGASELLGEVFGPAGAHARSAVGVSELPLNAPVEVELIVEVG is encoded by the coding sequence GTGAGCGTCTCGGACCGGTTGGCCGAGCTCGGCATCGAGCTGCCGGAAGTCGTTGCGCCCCTTGCCGCTTACGTTCCCGCGGTCCAGACCGGAAACCTCGTCTACACCTCGGGACAGCTGCCGATGCAGGCCGGCAGTCTGCTGGCCGAGGGCAAGGTCGGCGGCGAGGTCAGTGCCGAAGACGGCAAGGCCCTGGCCCGTCTCTGCGGTCTCAACGCGCTGGCCGCCGTGCACGCGCTGGTCGGCATCGACTCGGTGGTGCGGATCGTCAAGGTCGTCGGCTTCGTCGCCTCGGCGCCGGGCTTCAACGGCCAGCCCGCGGTGATCAACGGTGCGTCCGAATTGCTGGGCGAGGTGTTCGGCCCCGCCGGCGCGCACGCCCGCTCGGCGGTCGGAGTCTCGGAGTTGCCTCTGAACGCGCCGGTCGAGGTGGAGTTGATCGTCGAGGTCGGATGA